A DNA window from Niabella yanshanensis contains the following coding sequences:
- a CDS encoding anti-sigma factor has translation MSKKLEDYIRNNKDAFDEYTPSDALWQRIEGRLDIVKDVPAKGRVFVLKSWMKAAAVVALLVTTAVVFYNLNRNVGQSPDIVAKTGNENDSTPVMVNKSPKDIVEDQPVIENDSPQGGQLAGNDPKKEKSGGPQRSMEEEELYHYVKLIEIKQGQMKELKKTEPELYKEFSKDAEMLETSYDALKAQLSKGVNSEKLLEAMIGNLKMQADLLNKQLGILKQVHKKKKLNDEKDYKNL, from the coding sequence ATGAGTAAGAAACTGGAAGATTATATCAGGAATAATAAAGACGCGTTTGATGAATATACCCCGTCCGACGCTTTATGGCAGCGCATAGAAGGCAGGCTGGATATAGTAAAGGATGTGCCGGCCAAGGGCAGGGTGTTCGTTTTAAAAAGCTGGATGAAGGCAGCTGCGGTTGTAGCCTTATTAGTAACAACGGCTGTGGTTTTTTATAACCTGAACCGTAACGTAGGGCAGTCGCCTGATATAGTAGCGAAAACCGGGAATGAAAATGATAGTACTCCGGTTATGGTTAATAAAAGTCCAAAAGATATTGTTGAAGACCAACCCGTGATAGAAAATGATAGTCCTCAGGGTGGTCAACTGGCGGGGAATGATCCCAAAAAGGAAAAAAGCGGGGGCCCTCAAAGAAGTATGGAGGAAGAGGAATTATATCACTACGTAAAGCTGATTGAAATAAAGCAGGGACAGATGAAGGAACTGAAGAAGACGGAGCCTGAACTTTACAAAGAATTCTCCAAAGACGCCGAAATGCTGGAAACTTCGTACGATGCGTTAAAAGCGCAGTTATCGAAGGGAGTGAACAGCGAAAAATTACTGGAAGCCATGATTGGCAACTTAAAGATGCAAGCAGATCTGCTCAATAAACAACTCGGGATTTTAAAACAAGTACACAAAAAAAAGAAATTGAACGATGAGAAGGACTATAAAAATCTGTAG